In a single window of the Oryctolagus cuniculus chromosome 2, mOryCun1.1, whole genome shotgun sequence genome:
- the FBXO41 gene encoding LOW QUALITY PROTEIN: F-box only protein 41 (The sequence of the model RefSeq protein was modified relative to this genomic sequence to represent the inferred CDS: inserted 1 base in 1 codon), translating to MASLDLPYRCPRCGEHKRFRSLSSLRAHLEYSHTYETLYILSKTNSICDGAAAAAAAAAAAAAAASGFPLAPEPAALLAVPGARREVFESTSFQGKEQAAGPAPATPHLLHHHHHHHAPLAHFPGDLVPASLPCDELAEPGLVPAARYALREIEIPLGELIARKSVASSACSTPPPGPGPGPCPGPASASPASPSPADVAYEEGLARLKIRALEKLEVDRRLERLSEEVEQKIAGQVGRLQAELERKAAELETARQESARLGREKEELEERASELSRQVDVSVELLASLKQDLVHKEQELNRKQQPPLPAPFPSRSGGPQREHHAGPAVASTYAVSRHGSSPSTGASSRMPAASQSSGCYDSDSLELPRPEEGPPEDSGPGGLGTRAQATNGGSERSQPPRSSGLRRQAIQNWQRRPRRHSTEGEEGDVSDVGSRXTESEAEGPSDTPRPGPAVAGPLSSCRLSAHPEGGSGRGRRAERGSPSRSNEVISPEILKMRAALFCIFTYLDTRTLLHAAEVCRDWRFVARHPAVWTRVLLENARVCSKFLAMLAQWCTQAHSLTLQNLKPRQRGKKESKEEYARSTRGCLEAGLESLLKAAGGNLLILRISHCPNILTDRSLWLASCYCRALQAVTYRSATDPVGHEVIWALGAGCREIVSLQVAPLHPCQQPTRFSNRCLQMIGRCWPHLRALGVGGAGCGVQGLASLARNCMRLQVLELDHVSEITQEVAAEVCREGLKGLEMLVLTATPVTPKALLHFNSICRNLKSIVVQIGIADYFKEPSSPEAQKLFEDMVTKLQALRRRPGFSKILHIKVEGGC from the exons ATGGCCTCGCTGGACCTGCCCTACCGCTGCCCGCGCTGCGGGGAGCACAAGCGCTTCCGGAGCCTGTCGTCGCTGCGCGCGCACCTGGAGTACAGCCACACCTACGAGACGCTCTACATCCTCTCCAAGACCAACAGCATTTGCGAcggcgccgccgctgccgccgccgccgctgccgccgccgccgcagcagcCTCGGGCTTCCCGCTGGCGCCCGAGCCCGCCGCCCTGCTGGCGGTGCCCGGCGCGCGGCGCGAGGTCTTCGAGAGCACGTCCTTCCAGGGCAAGGAGCAGGCGGCCGGGCCGGCGCCCGCAACGccacacctgctgcaccaccaccaccaccaccacgcgcCCCTTGCCCACTTCCCGGGCGACCTGGTGCCCGCCAGCCTGCCCTGCGACGAGCTAGCTGAGCCGGGCCTCGTGCCCGCCGCGCGCTACGCGCTGCGCGAGATCGAGATCCCGCTGGGAGAGCTGATCGCGCGCAAGTCAGTGGCGTCCTCGGCGTGCTCGACGCCGCCGCccgggcccggccccggcccctgccccgggcCGGCCTCAGCCTCTCCCGCGTCGCCCTCGCCGGCCGACGTGGCGTACGAGGAGGGCCTGGCGCGCCTCAAGATCCGCGCGCTGGAGAAGCTGGAGGTGGACCGGCGGCTGGAACGGCTGAGCGAGGAGGTGGAGCAGAAGATCGCGGGCCAGGTGGGCCGGCTGCAGGCTGAGCTGGAGCGCAAGGCGGCGGAGCTGGAGACGGCGCGCCAGGAGAGCGCGCGGCTGGGGCGCGAGAAGGAGGAACTGGAGGAGCGTGCCTCCGAGCTCTCGCGCCAGGTGGACGTGAGCGTGGAGCTGCTGGCCTCGCTCAAGCAGGACCTGGTGCACAAGGAGCAGGAGCTGAACCGAAAGCAGCAG CCTCCTCTGCCCGCCCCTTTTCCCTCCCGCTCTGGGGGCCCACAGCGAGAGCACCATGCAGGCCCAGCCGTGGCAAGCACGTACGCGGTGTCACGGCACGGCTCTTCTCCCAGCACAGG agcctCCAGTCGCATGCCAGCTGCATCCCAGAGCTCAGGTTGTTATGACAGTGACAGTCTGGAGCTGCCCCGGCCAGAGGAGGGGCCCCCTGAGGACAGCggccctgggggcctgggcacaAGGGCCCAGGCTACCAATGGGGGCTCCGAGCGCTCCCAGCCCCCTCGAAGCTCCGGCCTGCGGCGCCAGGCCATTCAGAACTGGCAACGCAGGCCCCGCCGACATAGCACAGAGGGCGAGGAGGGGGACGTCTCGGATGTGGGCTCAC ACACCGAGTCAGAGGCCGAGGGCCCCTCAGATACCCCCCGCCCTGGgcctgctgtggctgggccgCTGAGCAGCTGCCGGCTCTCAG CCCACCCCGAGGGAGGCAGTGGGCGAGGTCGGCGAGCCGAGAGGGGCAGCCCCTCGCGCTCCAACGAGGTCATCAGCCCGGAGATCCTCAAGATGCGCGCGGCGCTGTTCTGCATCTTCACCTACCTGGACACGCGCACGCTGCTGCACGCCGCCGAGGTCTGCCGGGACTGGCGCTTCGTGGCCCGCCACCCCGCCGTGTGGACCCGGGTGCTGCTGGAGAATGCTCGAGTCTGTTCCAAG TTCCTGGCGATGCTGGCCCAGTGGTGCACCCAGGCCCACTCGCTGACACTGCAGAACCTGAAGCCCCGGCAGCGAGGGAAGAAGGAGAGCAAGGAGGAGTACGCCCGGAGCACCCG GGGCTGCCTTGAAGCAGGGCTGGAGTCCCTGCTGAAGGCGGCCGGCGGGAACCTGCTGATCCTGCGCATCTCCCACTGTCCCAACATCCTCACCGACCGTTCGCTCTGGCTGGCTAGCTGCTACTGCCGCGCCCTGCAGGCTGTCACCTACAG GAGCGCCACAGACCCTGTGGGCCATGAGGTCATTTGGGCACTGGGCGCAGGCTGCAGAGAGATCGTCTCCCTCCAGGTGGCGCCACTTCACCCCTG CCAGCAGCCCACGCGCTTCAGTAACCGCTGCCTGCAGATGATCGGCCGCTGTTGGCCCCACCTCCGGGCCCTGGGGGTTGGGGGTGCCGGCTGTGGGGTACAGGGCCTGGCATCACTCG cAAGAAACTGCATGCGGCTGCAGGTCCTGGAGCTGGACCACGTGTCAGAGATCACCCAGGAGGTGGCGGCCGAGGTCTGCCGGGAAGGCCTGAAGGGGCTGGAGATGCTGGTGCTCACGGCCACCCCAGTCACCCCCAAGGCCCTGCTGCATTTCAACA GCATCTGCCGAAACCTCAAGTCCATCGTGGTCCAGATTGGGATTGCTGATTATTTCAAAGAGCCCAGCAGCCCTGAGGCCCAGAAGCTGTTCGAGGACATGGTGACAAAACTCCAG GCTCTGCGGCGGAGACCCGGCTTCTCTAAGATCCTGCACATCAAGGTGGAAGGCGGCTGCTAA